Proteins from a genomic interval of Halomonas alkaliantarctica:
- a CDS encoding TIGR00153 family protein — translation MVTSNPFSSMFGRSPFQPLLAHIVKANECADQLLPFFEATLANDWDKAAELRENVTRLEHDADTLKTELRLNLPNTMFLPVSRSDLLDLISVQDKIANKVRDITGIMLGRKMRVPDELAEPMRDYIRTSVACVAQARQALEELKDLLESGFGKNVSDVMQKMIRELHTLEHQADDQQVTIRRQLFTLESQLPPVDVIFLYKIIEWVGELSDRAERVGSRLQILTAR, via the coding sequence ATGGTTACCTCCAATCCTTTTTCTTCGATGTTTGGCCGCTCGCCATTCCAGCCGCTATTGGCCCATATCGTCAAGGCGAATGAGTGCGCCGATCAACTGCTGCCGTTTTTTGAAGCAACCCTTGCCAATGACTGGGACAAAGCGGCCGAACTGCGCGAAAACGTCACCCGTTTAGAGCATGACGCCGATACGCTGAAAACAGAGCTGCGGCTGAACCTGCCCAATACCATGTTCCTACCGGTATCGCGTTCTGATCTGCTCGACCTGATCAGTGTGCAGGACAAAATCGCCAATAAGGTGCGCGACATTACCGGCATTATGCTGGGACGTAAAATGCGCGTGCCGGACGAGTTGGCCGAGCCAATGCGTGATTACATCCGCACCAGCGTTGCTTGTGTTGCCCAGGCGCGCCAAGCCCTGGAAGAGCTCAAGGATCTGCTCGAATCGGGCTTTGGAAAAAACGTTTCCGATGTGATGCAGAAAATGATCCGTGAACTGCACACCCTCGAGCATCAAGCCGACGATCAGCAGGTGACGATTCGCCGCCAGCTATTCACGCTTGAGAGCCAGCTACCGCCAGTAGATGTGATCTTTCTCTACAAGATCATTGAATGGGTTGGCGAACTATCTGATCGCGCAGAGCGTGTGGGTAGCCGTCTGCAGATCCTGACTGCCCGCTAA
- a CDS encoding YciI family protein, with amino-acid sequence MLYAIMSEDVPNSLERRLAARPDHLARLEALRDEGRVVLAGPHPAIDTENPGDAGFSGSLVVAEFDSLEDAKAWADADPYMIAGVYAKVIVKPFKKVMP; translated from the coding sequence ATGCTGTATGCCATTATGAGTGAAGACGTACCCAATAGCTTAGAGCGTCGCTTGGCGGCTCGGCCAGACCATTTGGCGCGCCTGGAAGCGTTGCGCGATGAAGGCCGCGTGGTACTGGCGGGGCCCCACCCTGCCATCGATACTGAAAATCCTGGCGATGCAGGCTTTTCCGGCAGCCTGGTAGTGGCGGAATTCGACAGCCTGGAAGACGCCAAGGCATGGGCCGACGCCGACCCCTACATGATTGCCGGGGTCTATGCCAAGGTAATTGTTAAGCCGTTCAAAAAAGTTATGCCTTGA
- the mnmC gene encoding bifunctional tRNA (5-methylaminomethyl-2-thiouridine)(34)-methyltransferase MnmD/FAD-dependent 5-carboxymethylaminomethyl-2-thiouridine(34) oxidoreductase MnmC: protein MTQRSNALPSLAALTAPTLTWNDGAPHATAFDDIYFTRGDGRAETEHVFLGANHLPERFAAWEAARPFVIGETGFGTGLNILCAWACFEQHAPPSARLHLLSTEKFPLELGALEQALASWPSLATYAQTLCAQWPAAVSGIHRLHLTDRVTLDLHFGDTTERLEQLDGRVDAWFLDGFAPSKNPDMWQPELFNAMAARSRPGATFATFTCAGIVKRGLKAAGFNWKKVPGYGRKREMLAGSIETPPADHRRQATPWFTPPPAAFSKHAEKHAAMHVAIVGAGLAGSSVAAALARRGIKVTVVEREAPGAGGSGNRQGALYVKLAAETNHQSRVYLAGLLYSQRWLAQQHATQALWQPCGVVQLASSDKEARRQQRFIEQHPLPTDVVTGMENPALTETAAITLNAPHGLYYPQAGWVRPKALCEHLLSQPGVSVQQGDVSSLNQQENGWQLNLADGRMLEADQVVIASAHLANRFTQTAELPLQSVRGQISELTLPDAVAGPKRVVCAGGYVAPALDGVLTFGASFVPNNATTDVTDDDHQRNIDELRQTLPALVAELEQAGIELSPEKLQGRAAVRAASPDKTPYAGPVPVAEAWRTDYSLLSKDATRVAEIPGRHHHGLWISTAHGSRGLASAPLCAEVIASRICDEPMPLETPLVDHLHPGRRIISAIIRGENK, encoded by the coding sequence GTGACCCAACGTTCAAACGCTTTGCCTTCGCTTGCAGCATTAACAGCGCCAACCCTTACCTGGAACGATGGCGCCCCACACGCTACAGCGTTTGATGACATCTATTTCACCCGTGGCGACGGGCGTGCAGAGACGGAGCATGTATTTCTGGGTGCCAACCACCTACCCGAACGCTTTGCCGCCTGGGAAGCCGCGCGGCCCTTTGTGATTGGCGAAACCGGCTTTGGCACCGGGCTCAATATACTCTGCGCCTGGGCCTGTTTTGAACAACATGCGCCACCCAGTGCACGACTACACCTGTTATCCACAGAGAAGTTTCCCCTTGAGCTAGGCGCCCTTGAACAAGCATTAGCGAGCTGGCCCTCGCTGGCGACTTATGCACAGACACTCTGCGCCCAGTGGCCCGCCGCTGTGAGCGGCATTCACCGCCTGCACTTAACCGATCGCGTCACCCTTGATCTGCATTTTGGCGATACCACTGAGCGCCTGGAGCAGTTGGATGGTCGGGTCGACGCCTGGTTTTTAGACGGTTTTGCGCCGTCTAAAAACCCCGATATGTGGCAGCCTGAATTGTTTAACGCCATGGCCGCGCGTTCTCGCCCCGGGGCAACTTTCGCCACCTTTACCTGCGCAGGCATCGTTAAGCGGGGCCTGAAAGCGGCGGGCTTTAACTGGAAGAAAGTGCCGGGCTATGGCCGCAAGCGGGAAATGCTAGCGGGCAGTATCGAAACCCCGCCTGCGGATCACCGACGCCAGGCCACGCCCTGGTTTACCCCACCGCCTGCGGCTTTCTCAAAGCATGCTGAGAAGCACGCTGCCATGCATGTCGCAATTGTCGGCGCCGGGTTGGCGGGAAGCAGCGTAGCGGCAGCGTTGGCACGGCGGGGCATTAAGGTAACGGTGGTCGAGCGCGAGGCGCCCGGTGCAGGCGGTTCGGGTAATCGCCAGGGCGCGCTGTATGTAAAGCTCGCCGCCGAGACCAACCACCAAAGCCGGGTGTATCTCGCTGGGCTGCTGTATAGCCAGCGCTGGTTGGCGCAACAACACGCCACCCAAGCCTTATGGCAGCCTTGCGGCGTGGTGCAGTTGGCAAGCAGCGATAAAGAGGCCCGCCGCCAGCAGCGTTTTATCGAGCAACACCCGCTGCCAACTGACGTCGTCACTGGCATGGAGAACCCGGCGTTAACCGAGACGGCGGCAATCACCCTCAATGCCCCTCACGGACTTTATTATCCACAGGCGGGCTGGGTAAGGCCTAAGGCGCTGTGTGAGCATTTGCTTAGCCAGCCAGGCGTGAGTGTGCAGCAAGGCGACGTCAGCTCCCTTAACCAGCAAGAGAACGGCTGGCAGCTCAACTTAGCCGATGGACGCATGCTGGAAGCGGATCAAGTGGTGATTGCCAGCGCCCATTTGGCTAACCGCTTTACGCAAACGGCGGAATTACCGCTACAGTCGGTGCGCGGCCAGATAAGCGAGCTAACGCTACCCGATGCGGTGGCGGGCCCTAAACGCGTCGTCTGTGCTGGCGGCTATGTGGCGCCCGCTTTAGATGGCGTGCTGACCTTCGGCGCTAGTTTTGTACCCAACAATGCGACCACTGACGTGACGGATGACGACCATCAGCGCAATATCGATGAGCTGCGTCAGACGCTGCCCGCCTTGGTAGCGGAATTGGAACAGGCAGGTATTGAGCTGAGCCCAGAGAAACTTCAGGGCCGTGCGGCGGTGCGTGCGGCAAGTCCCGACAAGACGCCTTACGCAGGCCCAGTGCCGGTCGCAGAGGCATGGAGGACAGACTATTCACTGCTAAGCAAGGATGCCACCCGCGTGGCGGAGATACCTGGCAGGCACCATCACGGCCTGTGGATATCCACCGCCCACGGCTCGCGAGGCCTCGCCAGTGCGCCGCTGTGTGCCGAGGTAATCGCCTCACGAATCTGCGATGAGCCAATGCCGCTGGAAACGCCGCTGGTCGATCACCTGCACCCTGGGCGGCGGATAATCAGCGCGATTATTCGGGGCGAGAACAAATAG
- a CDS encoding PHP domain-containing protein, which translates to MLMPRLPTTFDADQRYPVDLHMHSTASDGALTPTELVTLCAERGLTHMSLTDHDTMDGIEEAGRAAEQAGLCLIPGCELSTRWQGINIHVVALMPGGIQGPMVEGLIQQREARIQRAEVIAERLEKVGLSNALEKARLHAGSDRPLGRPDFARALVAEGVVPDWASAFKRYLGSGKKGDVKAHWPEISEAVGWIVASGGVAVIAHPLRHGLTRRKRGLLMDTFQAAGGQAVELVSGQQNPDSTRDLARQLVERDLYASMGSDFHFPGSHAAPGSMSLVPRTAAPPIWQHPRLVHLRDAPAGKLAAE; encoded by the coding sequence ATGCTTATGCCCCGACTTCCCACTACCTTTGATGCCGATCAGCGCTACCCGGTTGATTTGCACATGCACTCAACCGCGTCCGATGGCGCTTTAACGCCCACCGAGCTGGTAACCCTGTGTGCCGAGCGCGGGCTGACGCACATGTCGCTTACCGATCACGATACCATGGACGGCATTGAGGAGGCGGGCCGCGCGGCGGAGCAAGCCGGGCTGTGTCTTATCCCCGGCTGTGAGTTATCCACACGCTGGCAGGGTATCAATATCCATGTCGTGGCGCTGATGCCCGGCGGCATACAGGGGCCGATGGTAGAAGGCTTGATACAGCAGCGTGAAGCGCGCATACAGCGTGCTGAAGTGATTGCCGAAAGGCTGGAAAAAGTCGGTTTATCCAACGCGCTGGAAAAAGCGCGCCTGCACGCAGGCAGCGACCGCCCCCTAGGCCGCCCGGACTTTGCCCGCGCGCTAGTGGCTGAAGGCGTGGTACCCGACTGGGCCAGTGCCTTCAAACGCTATTTAGGCAGCGGCAAAAAGGGCGATGTTAAAGCCCATTGGCCGGAAATCAGCGAAGCGGTGGGCTGGATTGTCGCTTCCGGCGGGGTGGCCGTGATTGCTCATCCACTGCGCCACGGCCTAACCCGGCGTAAGCGGGGCCTATTGATGGATACCTTTCAGGCGGCGGGCGGCCAGGCAGTTGAACTGGTCAGCGGTCAGCAGAACCCGGACAGCACCCGCGACCTGGCGCGTCAGCTAGTGGAGCGCGACCTTTACGCCTCCATGGGCAGCGACTTTCACTTCCCAGGCAGCCATGCGGCCCCCGGCAGCATGAGCCTAGTGCCGCGCACGGCGGCACCGCCCATATGGCAGCACCCGCGATTGGTACACCTGCGCGATGCGCCTGCAGGAAAGCTAGCTGCAGAGTAA
- the ligA gene encoding NAD-dependent DNA ligase LigA has protein sequence MRQPLEEITQLRAALDEANYRYYVLDEPTLTDADYDRKFQRLQQLETEHPELITPDSPTQRVGAAPADGFPSVAHAIPMLSLDNAFSRDDILAFAERVAERLECTADDLEFTCEPKLDGAAVSLVYEQGMLVSGATRGDGRTGEGITSNLRTLRSVPLKLMGKNVPALLEVRGEVIMRHAGFEALNERAREEGSKVFANPRNAAAGSLRQLDPRITAKRPLEFHAYQAARLEPDLGDTAHSELMQRLSTLGFRASSELKVVKGPQAVADYCEQLGEKRDDLGFDIDGVVIKVNDLRHQRELGFVARAPRWAVAFKFPAQEEVTTLNDVEFQVGRTGAITPVARLEPVTVAGVTVSNATLHNADEIKRLDVMIGDTVSIRRAGDVIPQVVSVHTELRPVDAREIVFPEHCPVCGSDIERIEGEAVARCSGGLYCAAQRKEALKHFASRKALDIDGLGEKLIVQLVDLDWVESPAALFHLTVEQLKSLPRMGEKSATNLVNALESAKSTTLARFIYALGIREVGEATAANLANHFGSLDAIQAAELEALKAVNDVGPIVAAHVHTFFRQPHNQETIAALIDAGITWQEAEVTQGPTPLEGQTWVLTGSMESMTRDEGKARLQALGAKVAGSVSKKTTCLVAGEAAGSKLTKAEQMGVEVVDEATFIERLAEWEQSE, from the coding sequence ATGCGTCAACCTCTGGAAGAGATTACCCAACTGCGGGCCGCCCTGGACGAGGCCAACTACCGTTACTACGTGCTGGATGAACCGACGCTGACGGATGCTGACTACGATCGTAAATTTCAACGCTTGCAGCAGCTAGAGACTGAACATCCGGAATTGATTACCCCCGATTCCCCTACCCAGCGCGTGGGTGCTGCCCCCGCGGATGGTTTTCCGTCGGTGGCTCACGCTATCCCCATGCTGTCGCTGGATAATGCCTTTAGCCGTGACGATATCCTCGCCTTTGCGGAACGCGTGGCCGAACGCCTCGAATGCACGGCAGACGATCTTGAGTTTACCTGCGAGCCAAAGTTGGATGGTGCGGCCGTCTCATTAGTTTATGAGCAGGGCATGTTGGTGAGTGGTGCGACCCGGGGTGATGGCCGCACCGGCGAAGGCATTACCTCTAACCTGCGCACGTTGCGCTCTGTACCGCTCAAGCTGATGGGTAAAAACGTGCCCGCGCTGTTAGAAGTACGGGGCGAGGTCATAATGCGGCATGCGGGCTTTGAGGCGCTGAACGAGCGCGCCCGGGAAGAGGGCAGCAAGGTCTTTGCCAATCCCCGCAACGCGGCGGCAGGCAGCCTGCGCCAGTTGGATCCCCGCATTACTGCAAAACGCCCGCTAGAGTTTCACGCTTACCAGGCAGCGCGCTTGGAGCCAGACTTAGGGGATACTGCGCACAGCGAATTAATGCAGCGTTTGTCCACGTTAGGCTTTCGCGCCAGTTCAGAGTTGAAGGTGGTCAAAGGCCCGCAGGCGGTTGCCGATTACTGTGAGCAGTTGGGCGAAAAGCGCGACGACTTAGGTTTTGATATCGACGGCGTGGTGATCAAGGTGAACGATCTGCGCCACCAGCGTGAACTAGGCTTTGTTGCCCGCGCGCCGCGCTGGGCAGTGGCGTTTAAGTTCCCGGCTCAGGAAGAGGTCACCACGCTTAATGATGTGGAGTTCCAGGTCGGCCGTACCGGAGCGATTACGCCCGTGGCCCGCCTGGAACCGGTCACCGTCGCCGGTGTGACGGTGTCTAACGCGACACTGCACAACGCTGATGAGATCAAGCGCTTGGATGTAATGATCGGCGATACGGTGTCGATTCGCCGGGCCGGTGATGTGATCCCCCAAGTGGTGAGCGTGCATACCGAGCTGCGGCCAGTGGATGCCAGGGAGATCGTTTTCCCCGAACACTGTCCGGTGTGCGGTTCGGATATCGAGCGTATTGAAGGTGAAGCGGTGGCGCGCTGCTCTGGCGGCCTTTACTGCGCGGCGCAGCGAAAAGAAGCGCTCAAGCATTTCGCTAGTCGCAAAGCGCTGGATATTGACGGCTTGGGCGAAAAGCTGATCGTGCAGCTAGTGGATTTGGATTGGGTGGAATCCCCGGCAGCGCTGTTTCATTTGACTGTTGAGCAGCTTAAAAGCTTGCCGCGTATGGGCGAAAAGTCAGCCACCAACTTGGTCAACGCGCTTGAAAGCGCTAAATCGACCACGCTGGCGCGGTTTATTTACGCCTTAGGTATTCGTGAGGTAGGCGAGGCGACGGCGGCCAATCTCGCTAACCACTTTGGTAGCCTTGACGCCATTCAGGCCGCTGAGTTGGAAGCGCTGAAAGCGGTCAACGATGTCGGCCCGATTGTAGCCGCCCATGTGCATACTTTCTTCCGCCAACCGCACAACCAGGAAACCATTGCCGCGCTGATTGATGCGGGCATTACCTGGCAGGAGGCGGAAGTCACCCAAGGCCCCACGCCGCTGGAAGGCCAGACCTGGGTGCTTACGGGCTCGATGGAGAGTATGACCCGTGACGAGGGTAAAGCGCGTTTGCAGGCGCTGGGTGCCAAGGTCGCGGGTAGCGTATCGAAGAAGACTACCTGCCTGGTCGCTGGTGAAGCGGCGGGCAGCAAACTTACCAAAGCCGAACAGATGGGCGTGGAAGTCGTGGACGAAGCCACCTTTATCGAACGTTTGGCAGAGTGGGAGCAGAGTGAATGA
- a CDS encoding YheU family protein has protein sequence MSRFIEVPARMLPPETLNALLEAFVTRQGYDTTDTTGEGMHGWVAELKKQLERNELIIAHDLELEMTEVMTLAQWRSFGRDVADDEEEGDI, from the coding sequence ATGAGCCGCTTTATAGAAGTCCCCGCCAGAATGCTGCCACCGGAGACCCTCAATGCCCTGCTGGAGGCGTTTGTGACCCGCCAGGGCTACGACACCACTGATACCACGGGCGAGGGCATGCACGGCTGGGTCGCCGAGCTGAAAAAGCAGCTTGAGCGCAATGAACTGATCATCGCTCACGACCTAGAGCTAGAGATGACCGAAGTGATGACTCTGGCCCAGTGGCGCTCGTTTGGGCGCGATGTCGCTGACGACGAGGAAGAGGGCGATATTTAA
- a CDS encoding inorganic phosphate transporter, with the protein MLIIAQYGEIFIILACLFGFFMAWGVGANDVANAMGTSVGSKAITIKQAILIAVVFEFLGAWLAGGEVTNTIRKGIIDPELLRDDPQLLVYGMLAALLAAGTWLLVASMKGWPVSTTHSIVGAIVGFAVAGLGPATVDWGAVGTIAASWVVSPLLAGTIGFVLFKSVHHLIFEDANPFTAAKRYVPGYVFLVGFIVSMVTLTKGLSHVGLDLSFNKSLLLSILLGLVIMGIGLVMQRRIKFEHNTNDHFGYANVERVFGVLMIFTACAMAFAHGSNDVANAVGPLAAVISVVQTGGEIGSSALVPWWVLVLGGSGIVVGLVTYGHKVIATVGTGITELTPSRGFAATLAAATTVVLASGTGLPISTTHTLVGAILGVGLARGMAALNLRVIGTIAASWLITLPAGAGLAILFFFMFKGMFG; encoded by the coding sequence ATGCTGATTATTGCCCAGTACGGTGAAATCTTCATTATTCTGGCCTGTTTGTTCGGCTTCTTTATGGCATGGGGCGTTGGTGCGAATGACGTAGCCAATGCGATGGGAACCTCGGTGGGGTCGAAAGCGATCACCATCAAACAAGCCATTCTTATCGCTGTTGTTTTTGAATTTCTCGGCGCTTGGTTGGCTGGCGGCGAAGTTACCAATACGATCCGTAAAGGTATTATCGACCCGGAGCTTCTGCGGGATGACCCGCAACTGCTGGTATACGGCATGCTGGCAGCCCTGCTGGCTGCGGGTACATGGCTGCTGGTAGCGTCCATGAAAGGCTGGCCCGTTTCTACTACCCACTCGATTGTCGGCGCGATTGTTGGCTTCGCGGTCGCGGGGTTAGGCCCTGCAACGGTCGACTGGGGCGCGGTGGGCACGATTGCCGCTAGCTGGGTCGTTTCTCCTTTGCTGGCGGGTACGATCGGCTTTGTGCTGTTTAAATCGGTGCATCATCTGATTTTTGAAGATGCCAATCCGTTTACGGCCGCTAAACGCTACGTACCGGGCTATGTGTTTCTGGTAGGTTTCATCGTTTCGATGGTCACGCTGACCAAAGGGTTGTCCCATGTGGGGCTGGACCTGTCCTTTAATAAGAGCCTGCTGCTATCGATTTTGCTGGGGCTGGTGATTATGGGCATTGGTTTGGTGATGCAGCGGCGTATCAAGTTCGAGCACAACACAAATGATCACTTCGGCTATGCCAACGTAGAGCGCGTGTTTGGCGTGCTGATGATTTTCACTGCCTGCGCCATGGCTTTTGCCCACGGTTCAAACGATGTGGCCAATGCGGTTGGCCCGCTAGCGGCAGTGATCAGCGTGGTCCAAACCGGCGGTGAAATTGGCAGCTCTGCGCTGGTGCCCTGGTGGGTGCTGGTACTTGGCGGCAGCGGCATCGTGGTAGGCCTTGTTACCTACGGTCATAAAGTTATCGCCACGGTAGGTACGGGCATTACCGAACTTACGCCGAGCCGCGGTTTCGCTGCTACCCTGGCGGCGGCCACGACGGTCGTACTGGCTTCAGGCACCGGTCTGCCGATTTCCACGACCCATACGCTGGTAGGGGCGATTTTAGGCGTCGGCCTCGCGCGCGGGATGGCCGCCCTCAACCTGCGGGTTATCGGTACGATTGCGGCATCTTGGCTGATCACCTTGCCTGCCGGTGCGGGTCTTGCGATTTTGTTCTTCTTTATGTTCAAAGGCATGTTCGGCTAA
- a CDS encoding CYTH domain-containing protein, whose translation MKRLTPMEVELKLALAPSGPAALIQHPHLASHTARKQSLTNTYFDTPQGDLAKARIALRLRQVDDQVLQTVKTAGQGGGGLSQREEWEWQIAGPELDLASIAKLPPFQGELSGVLDALAPQLSTDFTRRSWQLKEGAKEQESHIELVLDEGEIISGGYRTPIREAELELKDGEPEALWALALTLAEQVPLRPSDSSKASRGNALSTQQWLLPEAHSPAEWLHRATLALDAYHDSQQASFLGNAQQALATLADHPALDGTARGYAQVLPSALDKHGQPNTAYGKAALALAHRLTYQTALR comes from the coding sequence ATGAAACGTCTAACCCCCATGGAAGTGGAACTTAAACTGGCCCTTGCCCCTTCAGGGCCTGCGGCACTTATTCAACACCCGCATCTCGCTTCACACACCGCGCGTAAGCAATCGCTGACCAACACCTACTTTGATACCCCCCAGGGCGATCTGGCCAAGGCACGTATTGCGCTGCGCCTGCGCCAAGTGGACGACCAAGTGCTGCAAACGGTGAAAACCGCAGGCCAGGGCGGCGGTGGGCTATCGCAACGAGAAGAGTGGGAGTGGCAGATTGCCGGTCCAGAACTGGACCTCGCCTCAATCGCCAAGCTTCCCCCTTTTCAAGGTGAGCTAAGCGGTGTACTAGATGCCCTCGCCCCGCAGCTTAGCACCGACTTCACACGGCGAAGCTGGCAGCTAAAGGAGGGTGCAAAAGAACAGGAGAGTCATATCGAGCTGGTATTGGATGAGGGCGAAATTATCAGCGGTGGATACCGCACGCCCATTCGTGAAGCCGAGCTCGAATTAAAAGACGGCGAGCCAGAAGCACTGTGGGCACTGGCATTAACGCTTGCCGAGCAGGTACCGCTGCGGCCCTCGGACAGTAGCAAGGCGTCCCGTGGCAACGCGCTTAGCACCCAGCAGTGGCTGCTACCCGAAGCGCACTCCCCGGCGGAGTGGCTGCACCGTGCCACACTGGCGCTGGATGCCTACCATGACAGCCAACAGGCCAGCTTTCTTGGCAACGCCCAGCAGGCGCTGGCCACCCTCGCCGACCATCCCGCACTGGATGGCACTGCGCGGGGCTATGCCCAAGTGCTTCCCAGCGCGCTTGATAAGCATGGCCAGCCCAACACGGCCTACGGTAAAGCGGCGTTGGCACTGGCCCATCGCTTGACGTACCAAACCGCGCTACGCTAG
- a CDS encoding L-threonylcarbamoyladenylate synthase codes for MSQYFQIHPENPQKRLIDQAIAIIRKGGVVAYPTDSGYALGCHLGEKKAIEKIKWLRSLDDKHNFTLVCSDLSEIGTYAKVDNDVFRLLKAHTPGPYTYILDATSEVPRLLLHPKRRSIGVRVPDHRITHALLAALGEPLMSVTLIPVGDDRPMNDPEEIRERFGAHLDAIIDGGACHLDPTSVIDLRELPPIIIREGRGDITPFQA; via the coding sequence ATGAGCCAATATTTTCAGATTCACCCGGAAAACCCCCAAAAGCGCCTCATCGATCAGGCGATTGCGATTATTCGCAAAGGGGGGGTGGTCGCGTACCCCACTGATTCGGGCTACGCCCTTGGCTGCCACCTGGGTGAGAAGAAAGCCATCGAGAAGATCAAATGGCTGCGTTCACTGGACGATAAACACAACTTCACCCTGGTGTGCTCCGATCTCTCGGAAATTGGCACCTACGCCAAGGTGGATAACGACGTATTTCGGCTGTTGAAAGCCCACACCCCAGGGCCTTACACCTACATTCTGGATGCCACGTCTGAAGTGCCGCGTCTGCTGCTGCACCCTAAACGTCGCTCGATTGGCGTGCGGGTGCCGGATCACCGCATTACTCACGCCTTATTGGCCGCATTGGGTGAGCCGTTGATGAGCGTCACGCTGATCCCCGTGGGCGATGACCGGCCCATGAATGACCCAGAAGAGATACGCGAGCGTTTTGGCGCGCATCTGGATGCCATTATCGACGGTGGCGCCTGCCATTTAGACCCCACCAGCGTTATCGATCTGCGCGAACTGCCCCCCATCATAATCCGTGAAGGGCGCGGGGATATCACGCCCTTCCAGGCATAG
- a CDS encoding ion transporter, producing the protein MNFHLTPGAEGLRTRLFHIIFESDTPGAKAFDIALIVAILMSVTIIMLDSIEIYAERYGEVFFYLEWTFTLLFTIELALRIYCLEKPTLYLRSFYGIVDLIAVLPTWLVLLVPGAHGLVIVRLLRVLRIFRILRLMEFVGEARLLLDALKRSLRQILLFFSAIFMVITLFAALMYTLESPEAGFTSIPMSMYWAIVSMTTVGYGDIVPATALGKAITMILMLLGYSIIAVPTGVFSAQVIRSIREERYSEEACPGCGHERHEKRARYCLRCGTWLDEHSEDPRKKDETHEKDEKADPASD; encoded by the coding sequence ATGAATTTTCACCTAACCCCCGGCGCAGAAGGCCTACGCACCCGCCTGTTTCATATCATATTTGAGTCTGACACGCCGGGGGCAAAAGCCTTTGACATCGCCTTGATCGTGGCGATTCTGATGAGTGTCACGATCATAATGCTGGACAGCATCGAGATTTATGCCGAACGCTATGGTGAAGTATTTTTCTACCTTGAATGGACGTTTACGCTGCTGTTCACCATTGAACTGGCGCTACGTATCTACTGCCTGGAAAAGCCAACGCTCTATCTAAGAAGCTTTTACGGGATCGTCGACTTGATTGCCGTGCTGCCCACATGGCTAGTGCTTTTGGTGCCCGGCGCCCATGGGCTGGTGATTGTTCGTCTTCTGCGGGTACTGCGCATTTTTCGTATTCTGCGCCTGATGGAGTTTGTCGGAGAAGCGCGACTACTGCTGGATGCACTGAAGCGGAGCCTGCGTCAGATTCTGCTATTTTTTAGCGCTATCTTTATGGTCATCACGCTATTCGCGGCGTTGATGTACACCCTTGAGTCCCCCGAGGCGGGCTTTACCAGCATTCCGATGTCGATGTACTGGGCTATCGTCAGCATGACCACCGTCGGTTACGGCGATATCGTGCCCGCCACCGCGCTGGGCAAGGCCATCACCATGATTCTGATGCTACTAGGCTACTCGATTATCGCCGTGCCTACCGGGGTCTTCTCTGCTCAGGTGATTCGCTCGATACGTGAAGAGCGCTACTCCGAAGAAGCATGCCCCGGCTGCGGGCACGAACGCCATGAAAAGCGCGCCCGCTATTGCTTGCGCTGCGGGACCTGGCTGGACGAACACAGCGAAGACCCGCGCAAAAAAGACGAGACACACGAGAAAGACGAAAAAGCAGATCCCGCTTCTGACTAG